The Solidesulfovibrio fructosivorans JJ] DNA segment ACGTCCCGGCCCTCGATGCGGGCGTCGCCGGAACCGGGAGAAAGCAGGCCGAGAATGAGGCGCAACAGCGTGGTCTTGCCGCAGCCGTTGGGACCGAGCAGGCAGGCGAGTCCCCCCGGGGCCACGGTGAAGGACACGTCGCACAGCACCGCGCGGCCGTTGTAGGAAAAGGCCAGGTTGCTGACGGCGACGGCGTCCATGGCTAGCTCCAGCCCCGCCGGGCGGTTTTGAGCACCAGCGGGAAAAAGGGAATGCCGATCAGGGCCGTCAGGATGCCGAGCGGTATCTCCACGCCGAAGGCCAGGCGCGAGATGTCGTCCACGGCCAGCAGGTACACGGCCCCGAGCAGGGCGGCGGCGGGCAGAAGCCGGCCGTGCCCCGGCCCCACCAGCATGCGCCCGGCATGGGGAATGATGAGTCCCACCCAGCCGATAAGCCCGGCGATGGAGACGGTCAGGGCGCAGAGTATCGTGGAGAGCGCGATGAGGGCCAGCCGCACCGGGCCGGTGGACAGCCCCAGGCTTCGCGCCTCCTCGTCGCCGAGGCTCAAAAGGTCCAGACGGCCGGCGAAGCGAAAAAGGATCACCAGCCCCAGGCAAAAGGCCGGCGCGGCCAGGCGCATGGTGGTGCCGTCGGCCCGGGACAGCCCGCCCATCAGCCAATAGGTGATGGCCGGCAATTCGTCGTTGGGGTCGGCCGTGTACTTGGCCGCCGCGAGCAGGGCGGTAAACAGGGCCGAGCTGATCACCCCGCCGAGGATGAGCAGCAGCAGCTTGTCGCCCTTGCCGCTGCCGGCGAGCCCCAGGGCCATGCCCACGGCCGTGATGCCGCCGACAAAGGCGAAGACCTGGACCATGGTCCAGCTTACCCCCGCCAGCATGCCGACCGCCGCGCCAAAGGCCGATCCGGCCAGCACGCCGAGCAGCCCTGGCGAGACGAGGGGATTGACGAACATGGCCTGATAGGCCGTGCCCGAGGCGGCGAGCACCGCGCCGACCAGCATCGCGGCCAAAAGCCGGGGAAAGCGGATATCGCACAGCACCGTGGCCACAAGCCGCTGCTGCCCGGCGGCGATATCCTGGCCGGAGAGGGCGCTTTGGAAAAAACGCCACTGGTCGCCGAGACTTATGGGGTACTGGCCCACGGTCAGGGACCAGACCGCGGTCAGGACGAGCACGGCCGCCAGGACCGGCACGGCGTACCGGGACCTGGCGGCGGCGTTCGGCGGGGATGCGGTGGAACGGCTCACTTGCGGTGCGGATTCTTGCCGGCCAAAAGCGTCTTGGCTTCGTCGGCGCTGATGTCCTTTTGCAGGTACAGCTTCAAAAACGCCTGGGTTTCCTTGACCATGTCGTACGGGAAGACCTTCGGGTACAGGGCGTGGGCCGCCCATTTGGCTCCGAGCAGGCGCATGAAGGAGGGCGGACGGTCGAACCAGTTGAACGGCGCGTCCGGGATGAGGAACACCCTGCCCGCCTTGACGGCCGGAATGTCCTTCCACAGGGGCGAGGAGAGGATCATGTCGCGGCACTTGGCGTCCTGGACCAGGATGGCCTGGGGCGCGTAGCCCATGACGGTCTCCATGCTCACCTTGTCCATGCCGAAGCGGTTGGACTGGGGCTTTTTGTGGACGTTCACCCCGCCGGCCATCTTGATGACCATGGTGTGAAAGGAGTCCGCGCCGTCGGTGTAGAGGCCGTCACCGCCCTCGGCGTAGTAGACGGTCAGGCGCTTGTCCTGGGGAATCTTGGCCAGCCCGGCGCGCAGTTCGGCCAGGGTCTTGTCCGCGGCCGCGGCCAGGGCTTCGCCGCGTTCCTTTTTCCCGAGCGCTTCGCCCAGAAACCGGAAGTCGGCCGGATAGTTGTCCGGCGATTCGCTGTCGATGTGGACGACGGGTATGCCTATCTCAATGAAGAACTTGTCGAACTCGCGGTTGGAACTGGCCATGGTGCCGCTGACCACGAGGTCGGGCTTGGCCGCGAGCAGCGCTTCCTTGTTGGGCACCATGCCTTTGCCGAAGAAACCGCCCAGAACCGGCAGATTGGCCGCGCAGGCCGGCATGAAGGCCTTTGCCGGCGGGAAGGGCTTGAAGTTCCATCCCGCCAGCACGCAGGGGTCGATGGCGTACACGAGCAGGCTGTCCGGCGGGGACAGGGCGTAGACCTTTTTGGGGGCGTCCGGGATGGTCACCGTCTTTTTGGTCATGTCGGTGACCGTCCTGGCCATGGCCGGAGCGGTCGCGGCCAGGGTCAGCAGACAGACGAGCAGGGCGGCCGCAAGGGGAAGCGTGCGGCGCAAAGCGGTACGAAGCATGGGCGGCTTTCCTTTGGCGCGGGGCGCGGTTGGCGGCGGCGGCGCGGCGTTTACGCGACGCGGCCGATTATCGATGCCGCCAGTATAGGGCGCGCTTCGGGTATCGAGCAATGTGACACTTATGATTTTTTAATAGGTATTTTAGGGCGTTGTCGGTCTCGCAGCGGAATTGTACTGTCACGGGAAATCTAAAATGAGAGGCAAGCCCATTTTGTTTTCTTGTAGGACAAAGATGGTTCCGTATGCTGGATGGGAAAATGGTATTGTGTCCGGAGGCATCGATTTTTCGGGTGGGAAATGCCGCGATAGTGCAACATATTGATTTGTACTGTATGGATCGTACAGCGCGAATGATTTGAATATGGACTTTGAAATGGTGTTGGATTCGCCAGTAATTCATGGTGAAGTTGTCAAGAATCACGCTTTTTTATATTTTCCGTGATCAGTATTGGGGGTATTTCAAGCAAAAATCATCTACTGTCATTGCGTTGCAAGTACGCGTGTCCGTCCCTCCTTTTTGGCTTTTTTGTAACATACCGTATTTATTGCATTCTCATTGTTTGCTGTCATATTTGTAATATTTTACAAAGTGTTACGACCCCTTCGCCAGGGGTCGGTCAGCGGCAACGGTTGTTTCTGCAACGGCGAACATTCGCATGCGAGGGAGGGATGATGAAACTATTGCGCAGCCTGGCGATGGCTGTTTCTTGCGTCATGGTCCTGTGCGCCGTGGCCCAGGCGGCCACGGAAGTGAGGATGGTGGGCGACGCCCTTGTCTATGGCGTCTTTTATTCGAACCGCAATTTCACGGGCTGGAACGCGCCGGCCTGGACCTCGTCCAGGCCGACCTGGAAGGGTCCTTCCAAGACCGAGGAAAGCTTCCAGATCTGGGAGCGCTTCCGCGTGCGGACCGACTTCGTCGCCAACGAGGCCGTGAAGTTCCGGCTCGCGCTCAAGGTGGAGGACACCTGGGGCCACGGCACCCTGACCGCCGCCAATCCGACCACGTCCGTGGTGCCCTACCAGGCCTTCCTGCAGTTCAAGCTCCCGGGGTGCGCGGTTTCGGCCACGGCCGGCCTGCAGCGCGTCGAAATGCCCCAGAGCCAGCTTTTCTACTCCTCGCCGGTCTTCGGCGACAACATGGCCGCCCTGGTGGTGAAGGCGCCGCTTATCGACAAGACCCTTTCGGCCGTGGCCGGCTTCGGGCGTCTGATCGACACGGACCGCACCTTTGACACGACCACCACCCAGGTGGCCGACGAGCTCGACGCCTACTTCCTGGCCCTGCCCGTCACCCTGGAAGGCTTCAAGGCCACGCCCTGGGGCGCGGTGGCCGTGGCCGGACGCAATACCGACTACTTCACCAACAAGAGCTCCCAGTACAAGACGTCCTTTTACGCCGACAACCTGACCTCGGCCGGGACGTACCTGAGCCCCACGCTGTGGAAGAACGACCAGAACGCGTTCTGGTGGGCCGGCGGCGCCTTCGAGGTGTCCGCCCTCGATCCCGTTCGCTTCTATGCCGACGTGATCTATGGGGCCGGCTCCCAGAACGACCGCAAGAAGAACCGCCGCGAAGGCTGGTTCCTCGACGCCGGTCTGGAATACACGGGCTGGGACCTGCTCACGCCCAAGGCCTTCGGCTGGTGGTCCACCGGCGAGGACGGCTCGACCATGAACGGTTCCGAGCGCATGCCCATCATCCGCTCCAACTGGGGCCCGGGCAACACCTTCCTGTTTGACGACAACCAGGAACTGGTCAAGGACGCCAACATGGCCATGAGCCCGGTCGGCTCCTGGGGCCTCGGCGCCAGCCTCGACAACATGAGCTTCATCGAAAAGATGACCCACCGCCTGACCTTCACCTTCGTCGGCGGCACCAACTCGGCCCGGGCCATCCGCTTCCTCAACACCTTCATGGGCAGCAACCCCTACTTCGTGATGGGGCGCGACCTGGCCGTCGGCGAGTATGTGCTCGGCGTCAACTTCGACAACAAGTACATGATCTACCAGAACCTGGCCGCCGTTGTGGAAACGGGCTGGGCCCACGGTGAATTCAAGCAGAGCATCTGGGGCCACCGGATGGTCAGCCAGGCCCGGGACGGGGATACCTGGAAGATCTCTTTCGGCTTGTCCTACAAGTTCTAAGGCGTAGCCGGCCGTCCGGATCCGGGGATGCTTCCGGTCCGCGCCGGCTGTGAACCGATGCGTTGCCGCGCAGGCCGGGGCTTTCGGGTCCCGGCCTTTTTACGTTTGCGTGTCGGGAGTCGAATATCGCGGGGGAGGGAAGAAGGAATGCGGCATGCCGCGCGTTCGCAATAAGCGATGGCAGCCATGCAAAAAAGGGCCGAAACAGACGTTCCGGCCCCTCGTTGCGTCTTCAGACCATCCGCGGCTGACGTACCCGGATCGACGCGGACGGAAAGCGGGATTCTACCAGCGACCGCCGCCGCCGCCGTAACCGCCGCCGCGACGGCCGCCGCCGCCGCCGCCCGAACGGGGCTTTTCCTGGGCTTCGTTGACCTTCAGGGTCCGGCCGGCCAGCTCCTTGCCGTCCAGGGCGGAAATGGCGGCAGAGGCGCCTTCGTCATCCATCTCCACGAAGCCGAAGCCGCGCAGGCGACCGGTTTCGCGGTCGGTGATGAGGTTGACGCTGATCACTTCGCCGTAAGGGGCGAAATGATCGCGGACATCGTCTTCCGTGGAGGAGAAGGACAGGTTACCCACGTAAAGTTTCTTCGACATGTACGGTAGCTCCGTTCTTTGGCATGGTCTTTTTCGGCGTGTTGGGGGGCGTCTTCCAAAGGTCCAAGCAGCGAAAGTTGGCATGCGCGTTGATAAAAGTGCCTTATTGTACACAGACCGCATACAAACACAACAACTATATGCCCGGCGGCAGAGGGTTTTTTTTAAAATTTCACAGTCGGCCCAGCGCCTATCCGGCGCGGCCCGCGACACGTTCGGCCATATCCGGCCGCGTCAGTTCGGCAATGGCGTCCCTGGCCGCAAAGGCGGCCTTCCCCTTGGCCGTGTCGAGGACGCCGGCCGCCTGGGCAAGGGCCGCCCGCCGCAACCGCTCGTTACGCTTGCCGATTTGACGAAAGACCCAGCTTGCCGCCTTGGCCACGATGCGCCGCTCATCGGCGCAGACGGCGGCCACGGCCCGAAGATCCGCCTCCAACGTCTCTTCGTCCGCCGTCTTGTCGTGCACGGCCAGACAGGCCAGAAGCGATAGCCCGGCCCGCTTGACGAAGGCGGGCCCGGCCAAAATCCAGCGCCGGGCCGTCCGTCGTGGGACGGGCGTGCGCCGGGCCAGCGTGTTGACGAACTGGTCGCACAGGTCCCAGGAGTCGATGGCCGCGACCATGGCCTCGAGCTCCTCCGGCGAAACCGCGGCGGGATCGTGGATCAGGCAGGCCAGGATGCGCGCCTCGTGGATGGCGCTCGCCCACAACCGTCTGGCCGTGTCCGCGTCGCGCCCGGTTTCCCGGGCCAGGACGCGCAGCCGCGACACCGGGACGCCGTAGGCGCGGGCAACGTTGATGCCGTAGCGGACCATGCCGGCCCGGTTGGTTTCGCTTTGCCGGGCACGCAAGGCGTCCAGAAGCGCGGCGGCTTTGGCCTCGGGCGTGTCCGGCGTGGTTTCCTGTGGCGTCCCTTTTTGCTTCAAGGGGAGTCTCCGCGAAAAGAAGGCCCGCGCGGCCAGGGCGCGGCGTCAGCCGAAAATGGCGTAACCCACGGTGACCAGGGCGATGCTTGCCGCGCGAAGTGCCTGGTTGTGCACGATCAGCCGCATGGCCGCCTTGGGCTTGAAAATGCCGGCGTAGTACGGAAACTGGTGGCGGAAGGCGCGCATGGGCGTGGACAGGATGTTGCCCACAAGCAGGGCCAGCACCACCTGCCGCGTGGTCAGGTCGCCCGCGCCGAGCATGGCTCCGGCCGCGGCCAGCCCGGCCGTGAATTCCGCCACCACCTGGAACATGACGATGCTCACGGCCTGGGGCGTCATGAAGGACAACAGCCCGAGATGCGTCGAGAGCCATTTTTCCATGGCCCCGAACGCGCCTCCAACGACCAGATAATGGATGCCTATGTAGATGGGCACGGTGAAAAGCACCATGGTGCGGATGCGCCGGGCAAAGCGTTTGAGACCTTTGCGCAGGGCCTTTTGCCAGGAAAATTGGCCATCTTGCAGGTGGCAGACCACGCAGCCCTCGGGCAGCGGCGGCAGAACCACGCGGCCGTAGGCTAAGATGGCCACCGTGCGCAGCAGGGCGGCGGTGAGGGTTAGGCCGACGTAGAGCGCGGCCGGGCGCGTGCCGAGAAACGGCACGGTGATGAAAAACATCTGGGGCAGATGGAGAAAATAGGTGGGCAGGCTGTTGAAGAGATTGGCCAGGATCAATTCGCGGTCGGTGAGTTTCTTGGCGGCGTAAGCCTCGGCCAAAAGGGAGTTGGCGGCCATGCCCGAGAAAAAGGCCATGGAGAAGCTGGCCCCGACCACATCCTTAAGATGGCCCAGCCGGATGATGGGCGCGGCGAGACGGGCCAGAAAGCGGGTCCAGTTGAGGGCTTCGATAAGATTGGCCACGAGCAGGCCGATGGCCAGGGAGACGAGGAGGCGGCCAAGCGGCCACAGCAGGGAATGCCAGAGGTGCGCGAAATCCATGGTGGCGGGAGGTATATCCAGATGCGGCATTTTTGGGAAGCGGCGAGGGCGGGGCGCTTTTTTTTAGGAGGGAACGAATAAGAGTTGACACCGGAGTGGGATGCGCATAATGAATTTCTTCCCGTGTGGGCCGTTAACTCAGTCGGTAGAGTATCTGCCTTTTAAGCAGAGAGTCGCTGGTTCGAGCCCAGCACGGCCCACCAGCAAGCGTCCGTCCCCATCGTCTAGTGGCCTAGGACGGCGGCCTCTCACGCCGCTAACAGGGGTTCAAATCCCCTTGGGGACGCCAAGACAATTCAAGGGCTTACAGCTAAAATGGCTGTAGGCCCTTTTTTTGCGCCATCCTTCCACGTGAAGACAATGCTCGGGGGCGGGCGTTGCCCCTTGCCTTGCCCGCATTCATTGTTATAACTTGTGTGCCAACATGGAGGTGTCGACATGCAGGCGCTCAAGATCAGGAAAGTGGGGAATTCCCTCGGGCTGGTGCTGCCGAAGGAAGCCGTGGCGCGGCTCAAGGTCGTGGAGGGCGATACGGTGTATCTGACCGACGCTGAAGACGGATACCGGATCACGCCCATGGACGCGTCCTTTGCCGAGCAGATGGCGGCGGCGGAAGACATTATGCGCGAGGACCGCGACGTGTTGCGCGAGTTAGCCAAGCGATGATGTGGCGTTGGATTGACGCCGCCGTGGTGCTGGCCATCCACGACCAGCAGATTGCCGAACACGGGGGAGGCGCTGGTGTCCGGGATCTGGGGTTGCTCGAAAGCGCCTTGGCCAGGCCGGAGCAACTGGTCGTCCACGAAAACCCCGATCTGTTCGACCTGGCTGCTACCTACGCCCATGGGATCGTCCGCAACCATCCTTTCGTGGATGGCAACAAGCGGACGGCCTACGTCGTGTGCATGCTCTTTTTGCGGCTCCACGGGGGCCGTATCGAAATCCCCGGCCCGGATCGGGTCATTGCCTTTGAACAACTCGGCAAGGGGGCGGTTGATCGAGAGGGCTTGGCCGGCTGGCTGCGGGCCCGCAAAAAATGACGGCGGGCGTTTTTTCAGGTCCCGACGACACTGCGCCAAGCGTTGAACAATGACGGCTGCGTCAATGCCTGAAGAAAGGACCAAGCAGGTCCCGCACCGTCCGAACCGCGGCAGCGGGCGGATTACAGCACATCTTCGGGGGTGAAGCCCAACCTCGCCCATTGGGCTTCGGCCCGGGGCAGTTCCTCTCCGGAATACGCCTCAAGGACAAGACTCTCGGCCACAAGCCGCCATATGTGCTCCACCTCGTACGTGTAGTCCTTGTAGAAACGCGGCAGCCGCTTCAACCCCACGGAGGGGCGTGGAGTGGGTCTCTTTTTCGTCTATGGGTACCAATAGGGTATCAAAAAGAAAAAGGGCCTACAGCCGATTTAGCTGTAAGCCCTTGGACTTCCTTGGTTGCGGGGGCAGGATTTGAACCTGCGATCTTCGGGTTATGAGCCCGATGAGCTACCGGTCTGCTCCACCCCGCGTCACGTGGAGAAATGTATCTAGGCCGTTGCCCCTTTCCCGTCAAGCAAAAAAACGGAAAAAAAGAAATTCATAGCCAATGATCGGCAATAAATGTAGTGGAAACAGATGATTATAACGTCAGATTTTGTGCTTTTTCTGGCCGTCTCCGGATTCGGCCTGCTGGCCGCTTCCCTGGCGGTCCAAAAAAGGGCACTATGGTTCGCCGCCGTCGGGATGGCCGCCCTGACGGTTCTGACGGTCGTCGAGTCCGACCCCGTTTTATTGCTGGGCGCACTCGCCCTGGCGGGGGCAAGGTTTTTGCGCACACCCCCGGAGGACTCGCCGCCGGACCGCCCGGACCCGGGCCTCGACGCTCTGGAAGGGCGGCGGTCTTGACGATGTTGATTTTCGCGGCTATGAGAAGAAGTTCATCACAATTTATGGAGTCCATGCATGAGCAAGAAAACATACCAGCCGAGCAAAATCCGCAGAAAACGCACCCACGGCTTCCTGGTCCGCTCCAGGAGCAAAACCGGGCAGGCCATCCTGCGCCGTCGCCGGGCCAAGGGCCGCAAACGTCTGGCCGTCTAGGCTTTTCTCCGGCGCACAGGCTCCGGACGCGATGGGAGTTCGCGGCCTGCTTTGATGCGGGCCGCCGCTATCACGGCAAGACTTTTCTCCTGTTCGTCCTGGCGCGCGAGGACCGGGACGCTCCCTGGCGACTCGGCATGGCCATCAGTAAAAAAGTCGGCAATGCCGTCGCCCGAAACCGTGTCAAACGAGTTTTGCGTGAGTGCTTCCGTCTTGACGCCCCTGACGCCGTTTCCGCTTTGGATATCGTGGTCGTCGCCAAAAAAAGCCTGGATCCGGGCCGTTTGACCCTGGACGCGGCCTGCCGCGACCTGCGTCCGCTGTTGACGCGGATGGCCAGGGATTTCGAGCGTGCTCCCGGGCCGGGGAGTCCGACCCCATGCGAAGCGCCCTCATCTGGGTCATAACCTTCTATCGGCTTGCCCTCTCGCCCCTTAAGCCGCCATGCTGTCGCTTCGTGCCCACCTGCTCCGAATACGCCATCGAGGCTCTGGAGCGGTTCGGCGTCGTACGGGGCGGCCTGCTCGCCCTGTGGCGGATTTTACGTTGCCATCCCTTTGCCCGGGGCGGTTTCGACCCTGTCCCACAAGCACTCTGGCCGCGCCCGAGAGCGCCTCGAGAAGCGTCCCCCATGCGACGCACCCACACTCATCGACGGGATTTGAAGGACAATGGAAAACAAACGCGTAATCCTGGCCGTGGTTCTCTCCCTTGTCGTCCTGGTGGGTTGGAACTTCCTGTTTCCAACCAAACCCCCGGTCCCTAAGACCGAAACCACGACGCAAACCCAGGCTCCCGCACCTGACAAACCCGCCCCCGGAAAAACCGAGGCCCAGGCGCCGAAAGCCGAAACCCTGGCCGCCTTCGCCCCCACGCCCGGCAAGACCCTGACCGTGGACACCCCCCTGTACACGGCCGTTTTCAACAGCACCGGCGGCCTGCTCTCCCGGTTCTCCCTCAAGCAGTACCGCCAGACCATCGCCGCCGACTCCCCCCTGGTCGACCTCATTAACGAAAAGGCCCACGCCAAGGCCCCGTTGGGACTGATCCTCAACGGCACGCCCACTTGGCAGAACGTGGAATGGTCCGTCCAGGGCGGCGACGTCACCCTCGACGCCTCAGGCACCGCCTCCGTGACCTTCGTCGGCCGCATGGGCGATACCATCATCAAGCGTGTCCTGACTTTTTCCGGCTCGAACTACCTCATCGACGAGAAGCTGTCCCTGTCCAACACCGGCGCCAATCCGGCACGCGAACGCCTGTCCATGACCGTGGCCGTGGACCGTCTCTCGGCCGAAGGCGACAGCTACAACCCCACCCAGGCCGCCTTCTACGACACCTCGGGACTGGAGCTTTTCCACAGCGAGAAAAAGCTGGCCGAGGGCATCGCCGACGAAAAGCCGGTGGAGTGGGGCGCCATCATGAGCAACTACTTCCTCGTCG contains these protein-coding regions:
- a CDS encoding FecCD family ABC transporter permease; translation: MSRSTASPPNAAARSRYAVPVLAAVLVLTAVWSLTVGQYPISLGDQWRFFQSALSGQDIAAGQQRLVATVLCDIRFPRLLAAMLVGAVLAASGTAYQAMFVNPLVSPGLLGVLAGSAFGAAVGMLAGVSWTMVQVFAFVGGITAVGMALGLAGSGKGDKLLLLILGGVISSALFTALLAAAKYTADPNDELPAITYWLMGGLSRADGTTMRLAAPAFCLGLVILFRFAGRLDLLSLGDEEARSLGLSTGPVRLALIALSTILCALTVSIAGLIGWVGLIIPHAGRMLVGPGHGRLLPAAALLGAVYLLAVDDISRLAFGVEIPLGILTALIGIPFFPLVLKTARRGWS
- a CDS encoding ABC transporter substrate-binding protein translates to MLRTALRRTLPLAAALLVCLLTLAATAPAMARTVTDMTKKTVTIPDAPKKVYALSPPDSLLVYAIDPCVLAGWNFKPFPPAKAFMPACAANLPVLGGFFGKGMVPNKEALLAAKPDLVVSGTMASSNREFDKFFIEIGIPVVHIDSESPDNYPADFRFLGEALGKKERGEALAAAADKTLAELRAGLAKIPQDKRLTVYYAEGGDGLYTDGADSFHTMVIKMAGGVNVHKKPQSNRFGMDKVSMETVMGYAPQAILVQDAKCRDMILSSPLWKDIPAVKAGRVFLIPDAPFNWFDRPPSFMRLLGAKWAAHALYPKVFPYDMVKETQAFLKLYLQKDISADEAKTLLAGKNPHRK
- a CDS encoding outer membrane homotrimeric porin; the protein is MKLLRSLAMAVSCVMVLCAVAQAATEVRMVGDALVYGVFYSNRNFTGWNAPAWTSSRPTWKGPSKTEESFQIWERFRVRTDFVANEAVKFRLALKVEDTWGHGTLTAANPTTSVVPYQAFLQFKLPGCAVSATAGLQRVEMPQSQLFYSSPVFGDNMAALVVKAPLIDKTLSAVAGFGRLIDTDRTFDTTTTQVADELDAYFLALPVTLEGFKATPWGAVAVAGRNTDYFTNKSSQYKTSFYADNLTSAGTYLSPTLWKNDQNAFWWAGGAFEVSALDPVRFYADVIYGAGSQNDRKKNRREGWFLDAGLEYTGWDLLTPKAFGWWSTGEDGSTMNGSERMPIIRSNWGPGNTFLFDDNQELVKDANMAMSPVGSWGLGASLDNMSFIEKMTHRLTFTFVGGTNSARAIRFLNTFMGSNPYFVMGRDLAVGEYVLGVNFDNKYMIYQNLAAVVETGWAHGEFKQSIWGHRMVSQARDGDTWKISFGLSYKF
- a CDS encoding RNA recognition motif domain-containing protein, which gives rise to MSKKLYVGNLSFSSTEDDVRDHFAPYGEVISVNLITDRETGRLRGFGFVEMDDEGASAAISALDGKELAGRTLKVNEAQEKPRSGGGGGGRRGGGYGGGGGRW
- a CDS encoding DNA alkylation repair protein — encoded protein: MKQKGTPQETTPDTPEAKAAALLDALRARQSETNRAGMVRYGINVARAYGVPVSRLRVLARETGRDADTARRLWASAIHEARILACLIHDPAAVSPEELEAMVAAIDSWDLCDQFVNTLARRTPVPRRTARRWILAGPAFVKRAGLSLLACLAVHDKTADEETLEADLRAVAAVCADERRIVAKAASWVFRQIGKRNERLRRAALAQAAGVLDTAKGKAAFAARDAIAELTRPDMAERVAGRAG
- a CDS encoding AbrB/MazE/SpoVT family DNA-binding domain-containing protein, which produces MQALKIRKVGNSLGLVLPKEAVARLKVVEGDTVYLTDAEDGYRITPMDASFAEQMAAAEDIMREDRDVLRELAKR
- a CDS encoding type II toxin-antitoxin system death-on-curing family toxin; the protein is MMWRWIDAAVVLAIHDQQIAEHGGGAGVRDLGLLESALARPEQLVVHENPDLFDLAATYAHGIVRNHPFVDGNKRTAYVVCMLFLRLHGGRIEIPGPDRVIAFEQLGKGAVDREGLAGWLRARKK
- the rpmH gene encoding 50S ribosomal protein L34 — its product is MSKKTYQPSKIRRKRTHGFLVRSRSKTGQAILRRRRAKGRKRLAV
- the yidD gene encoding membrane protein insertion efficiency factor YidD, with product MRSALIWVITFYRLALSPLKPPCCRFVPTCSEYAIEALERFGVVRGGLLALWRILRCHPFARGGFDPVPQALWPRPRAPREASPMRRTHTHRRDLKDNGKQTRNPGRGSLPCRPGGLELPVSNQTPGP